One window from the genome of Paenibacillus azoreducens encodes:
- a CDS encoding MalY/PatB family protein, with the protein MKYNFDQIISRYGTNSAKWDGMAQSFGEGMIALSVADMDLQAPPVVVDKVVEMARHGIYGYTDPFPPYFQAVKQWLAKAYDWHVPAEWIVFCPRIVQAASIIIQKFTAPGDRILIHTPAYQPIAKAVTINDRRLVESPLRLVDGRYEIDWEDMERQMKEGVKIVLLISPHNPTGRVWTKEELERIAALCVQYDALIVSDDIHADFVHEGHKHTVIAKLSDEAAERSIICTSPGKTFNLASLEIANIVIPNERLRELFKEGLQQAGIHNPTFFAVPALETAYTACDDWLEELRAYITENISFTEKFIAEHMPELKVIKPEGTYLLWIDCTGCSKDESDLVEWIQEKSRVSVSFGSTFGAAGEGFIRINAAAPKALLKKALERLAERYPLRND; encoded by the coding sequence ATGAAGTATAATTTCGATCAAATCATCAGCAGATACGGAACGAACAGCGCCAAATGGGACGGGATGGCCCAGTCATTCGGAGAGGGGATGATTGCCCTCTCGGTTGCCGACATGGACTTGCAAGCGCCTCCCGTTGTGGTGGATAAAGTGGTGGAGATGGCCCGGCATGGAATATACGGGTATACGGATCCTTTCCCGCCGTACTTTCAGGCAGTAAAGCAATGGCTTGCCAAAGCTTACGATTGGCATGTCCCTGCGGAATGGATCGTGTTTTGCCCGCGAATTGTCCAAGCCGCATCCATAATCATTCAGAAGTTCACGGCTCCGGGCGACCGCATTTTGATCCATACTCCTGCTTATCAGCCGATTGCGAAAGCGGTTACGATCAATGACCGGAGATTGGTGGAAAGCCCGCTTCGGCTGGTTGACGGCCGGTACGAGATTGATTGGGAGGATATGGAGCGCCAAATGAAGGAAGGGGTCAAAATCGTGCTTCTGATTTCGCCCCATAACCCTACAGGCCGCGTCTGGACGAAAGAGGAGCTGGAGCGGATTGCGGCACTATGCGTTCAATATGATGCGCTGATCGTTTCGGACGATATTCATGCCGATTTTGTTCACGAAGGCCATAAGCATACGGTGATAGCCAAATTGTCGGATGAGGCCGCAGAACGTTCGATCATTTGCACCTCACCAGGCAAAACCTTCAATCTTGCAAGTCTTGAGATTGCTAACATTGTCATTCCGAATGAACGGCTCCGGGAACTTTTCAAGGAAGGGCTGCAGCAGGCGGGAATCCATAATCCGACTTTTTTTGCGGTCCCTGCTCTGGAGACGGCGTATACGGCTTGCGATGATTGGCTTGAGGAACTGCGGGCCTATATCACGGAAAATATCTCTTTTACGGAAAAATTTATTGCTGAGCACATGCCTGAATTGAAGGTAATTAAGCCTGAAGGGACCTATTTGTTGTGGATCGATTGTACGGGCTGCAGCAAAGATGAAAGCGATTTAGTGGAGTGGATACAGGAGAAAAGCAGGGTCAGCGTCAGCTTTGGGTCTACATTCGGAGCCGCTGGCGAAGGTTTTATCCGCATCAATGCAGCTGCTCCGAAAGCGCTTTTAAAGAAAGCGCTGGAACGTTTGGCGGAAAGGTACCCATTGCGCAACGATTAG
- a CDS encoding helix-turn-helix transcriptional regulator → MSENRQFLEKFFPIASFIAAIIGPKCEVVVHDISDPERSIIFIENGHISGRQVGDASTDLVLKLLKAEAYHEEQFIANYKASGKLGQSFRSSTYFIKNDSGKLVGLMCLNIDITHMEAAAEWIQHILQGGSLVPPTSIDSPQEDKQSKEYLQGNADDLLQHVITTVLSKTSIPPDRLSSKEKIEIVKELNEQGVFLLKGGVSQVAAALSISEPTVYRYLQKLK, encoded by the coding sequence ATGAGCGAAAACCGGCAGTTCCTTGAAAAGTTTTTCCCGATTGCATCCTTCATTGCGGCCATTATCGGACCGAAATGCGAGGTGGTTGTCCATGATATCAGCGACCCCGAGCGTTCTATTATTTTTATCGAAAACGGCCATATCAGCGGACGCCAAGTTGGCGATGCATCGACTGACCTCGTCTTGAAGCTGCTTAAAGCAGAGGCATACCATGAAGAACAGTTTATTGCCAACTATAAGGCTTCAGGCAAGCTTGGACAGAGTTTCAGATCATCCACATATTTCATTAAAAATGACAGCGGAAAATTAGTCGGACTCATGTGTTTGAATATCGACATTACGCATATGGAAGCTGCGGCCGAATGGATCCAGCACATTTTGCAGGGAGGTTCGCTTGTTCCGCCCACATCGATCGATTCGCCGCAGGAAGACAAGCAATCCAAGGAGTATTTGCAAGGCAATGCGGATGACCTGCTTCAGCATGTGATCACTACCGTGCTTAGCAAAACAAGCATCCCTCCGGACCGTTTATCCTCCAAAGAGAAGATCGAGATCGTGAAAGAACTGAACGAGCAGGGGGTTTTTCTGCTGAAGGGCGGCGTTTCGCAGGTAGCAGCGGCATTGTCCATATCGGAACCGACGGTATACCGGTATTTGCAAAAGCTAAAATAA
- a CDS encoding methyl-accepting chemotaxis protein, which produces MLKSIRMKLILAFLAAILIPITIIGVIVHKSMVREITDTFVMATSDEISQVDKRMALFFDTTKENVKYLADTPIVHQADNTITTYMNQTEKQKSHFAQNGGIESKLFEDFERFAKAHPNTSSVFMATSNGGYVQWPEKEMAAKYDPRTRPWYKDALAKPDEVTLTEPYVDSVTGELHMSSVSAVKDQNGKTIGVIGLDTTLGKLAEHLKSINIKSTGYVVLLSNDGTILAHPQKPELISKNIADIGVPELADIKNKSADYFRINLNDKDYMANLFSSKLTGWKYLAFIEESELTAEANQLGRLNFITSSICALLSILLALGVASSITKPIKVVVNKLKEISAGDFTGEVPASVLRKKDEIGILGQSLQAMQNSMRQLVGEVRSTAKTLAASSEQLSEHTAESTRQIKEVDSIVKIVAAGAETQMRGTEEGSKAMEEMATGIQHIAESAASISETSLDTTHQANQGNMLLQEAVRQMDSIAQSVRNSGEMVQNLEERSEQMAHIVDVITQIASQTNLLALNAAIEASRAGEQGRGFAVVAQEVRKLAERSAASAHEIAELIDVTKQDVNQTVKSMELVRHNVADGIYKVQNSGETIERILTDITEMSAQIQDTSAVTQEMSAGSEEVLASVNEIAHIAEKNSEHAVDLVKFADRQLSDMAALVKNAEQLNQMAQTLSQMIDRYKL; this is translated from the coding sequence ATGTTAAAAAGCATTCGAATGAAACTGATTCTAGCCTTCCTGGCAGCCATCTTGATCCCTATTACGATCATTGGCGTCATCGTTCACAAAAGCATGGTTAGAGAAATCACCGATACATTCGTGATGGCGACATCCGATGAAATTTCGCAGGTGGACAAAAGAATGGCTTTATTTTTCGATACGACGAAAGAAAATGTAAAATACCTGGCGGATACCCCGATTGTCCATCAAGCGGATAACACGATCACCACCTACATGAACCAAACGGAAAAGCAAAAATCTCATTTCGCTCAAAATGGCGGCATCGAAAGCAAACTTTTTGAAGATTTCGAACGGTTCGCCAAAGCTCATCCCAATACGTCCTCCGTGTTCATGGCCACAAGCAACGGCGGTTACGTTCAATGGCCGGAGAAAGAAATGGCCGCCAAATACGATCCGCGGACTCGTCCTTGGTATAAGGATGCGCTTGCCAAACCGGATGAAGTAACTCTAACCGAACCGTATGTGGATTCGGTAACAGGAGAACTGCACATGAGCAGCGTGTCTGCCGTCAAGGATCAAAATGGCAAAACGATCGGCGTGATCGGACTGGATACGACCCTGGGCAAGCTGGCGGAGCATCTCAAAAGCATCAATATAAAGTCGACCGGGTATGTCGTGCTGCTGTCCAACGACGGAACGATTCTGGCGCATCCGCAGAAGCCGGAGCTCATCTCCAAAAACATTGCCGACATCGGCGTACCTGAACTCGCTGACATTAAAAATAAATCGGCGGATTATTTCAGAATCAATCTGAATGACAAGGATTATATGGCGAATTTATTCTCGTCCAAGCTCACCGGGTGGAAATATTTAGCCTTCATTGAGGAAAGCGAATTGACCGCCGAAGCTAACCAGCTCGGGCGTCTCAATTTTATTACCAGCTCAATATGCGCCCTGTTGTCCATTCTTCTGGCGCTTGGGGTTGCATCAAGCATTACGAAGCCGATTAAAGTCGTCGTTAACAAGCTGAAAGAAATTAGCGCTGGCGATTTTACGGGTGAGGTCCCTGCTTCCGTCTTACGGAAAAAAGATGAAATCGGCATTTTGGGCCAGTCGCTGCAAGCGATGCAGAACTCGATGCGCCAATTGGTTGGGGAGGTGCGAAGCACCGCCAAGACGTTGGCAGCTTCATCTGAACAGTTGTCCGAACATACTGCGGAAAGCACGCGGCAAATTAAAGAAGTCGACTCCATCGTCAAAATCGTCGCAGCCGGTGCCGAGACGCAAATGCGGGGTACGGAAGAGGGTTCGAAAGCGATGGAAGAGATGGCAACCGGCATTCAACATATTGCGGAGAGCGCAGCCAGTATCTCCGAAACGTCATTGGATACAACCCACCAGGCCAATCAAGGAAATATGCTGCTTCAGGAGGCCGTTCGGCAAATGGATTCTATCGCCCAATCCGTGCGAAACTCGGGGGAAATGGTTCAAAATCTGGAGGAGCGCTCCGAACAGATGGCTCATATCGTCGATGTCATTACCCAGATTGCTTCGCAAACAAACCTGCTGGCCCTGAACGCCGCGATTGAAGCTTCCCGCGCCGGCGAGCAAGGCAGAGGTTTTGCCGTCGTCGCCCAAGAAGTACGAAAGCTGGCGGAACGTTCGGCCGCATCGGCACATGAAATCGCCGAGCTGATTGACGTGACAAAGCAGGATGTCAATCAGACCGTAAAATCAATGGAGCTTGTCCGGCATAACGTCGCGGACGGCATATATAAAGTCCAAAATTCAGGCGAAACCATCGAGCGCATTTTAACGGATATTACGGAAATGTCGGCTCAAATCCAGGACACTTCGGCTGTTACACAAGAAATGTCCGCCGGATCCGAAGAAGTGCTGGCTTCTGTGAATGAAATCGCCCATATCGCCGAAAAGAACTCGGAACATGCCGTGGATCTGGTGAAGTTTGCAGATCGGCAGCTGTCGGATATGGCTGCATTGGTTAAAAATGCGGAGCAGTTAAACCAGATGGCGCAAACACTCAGCCAAATGATAGACCGTTATAAACTATAA
- a CDS encoding MATE family efflux transporter has protein sequence MSIWVKETSFYKTFFRLTLMIALQNIITLGVNLSDNLLLGGYSESALSGVALANQLQFILQMLVMGAAEGLVILSSRSWGAKNMEAVKKAASIGMRIALLVSVVMWIVVLLLPEGCMSLFTNEERVIQEGAQYLRIICFSYVFFAVTNMLLASLRSVEIVRIGFIVSLSTLIINVCLNYVLIYGHFGFPRMGVSGSATATLAARIIETCIVIVFIKRFDRRLKLKLKDFYRVDKELFRQYLRIGSPILLANALWACAMATQSAILGHMGEAAIAANSVATTVFQLVTVITYASASATAIMIGKTIGEGHVSKIKTYSKTMQLLYLLIGLGTGLVLFVTKDYVTGLYAISDESKTLAVHFMTVLSITVVGTAYQMPALTGIVRSGGDTKFVLYNDFIFMWLVVLPASALCAFVFNFSPLITFICLKCDQILKCFVAIVKVNRFKWIRMFNNEANSADSSQNAAT, from the coding sequence ATGAGCATATGGGTGAAAGAAACGTCATTTTACAAAACTTTTTTCAGGTTGACCTTGATGATTGCGCTGCAAAATATCATTACCCTTGGCGTGAATCTGTCCGATAACCTGCTGCTCGGAGGCTATAGCGAATCGGCATTATCCGGCGTGGCACTGGCCAATCAGCTTCAGTTCATTTTGCAGATGCTCGTGATGGGGGCGGCGGAGGGACTGGTGATTTTATCCTCCAGAAGCTGGGGAGCAAAAAACATGGAGGCCGTAAAAAAAGCGGCAAGCATTGGCATGCGGATCGCGCTGCTGGTTAGCGTGGTGATGTGGATCGTCGTGCTGCTGCTCCCGGAAGGCTGTATGTCGCTGTTTACCAATGAGGAGCGGGTCATACAGGAAGGGGCGCAATATTTAAGAATCATTTGTTTTTCTTATGTGTTTTTTGCGGTCACGAACATGCTGCTGGCATCCTTGCGCAGCGTCGAAATCGTCAGAATTGGCTTTATCGTATCTTTATCCACGCTGATTATTAATGTTTGCTTGAATTATGTGCTGATTTACGGCCATTTTGGGTTTCCGCGAATGGGGGTCAGCGGCTCGGCCACGGCCACGCTTGCGGCCAGGATCATCGAAACCTGCATCGTCATCGTATTTATCAAACGTTTCGACCGCAGGCTCAAGCTTAAGCTGAAGGATTTTTACCGCGTCGACAAGGAGCTGTTCAGGCAGTACTTGCGTATCGGCTCGCCGATTTTGCTGGCGAATGCTTTATGGGCTTGCGCGATGGCTACTCAATCCGCCATTTTGGGGCATATGGGAGAAGCGGCGATTGCGGCGAACAGCGTAGCGACAACCGTCTTTCAACTCGTAACCGTCATTACGTATGCTTCGGCAAGCGCAACGGCGATCATGATCGGAAAGACCATTGGCGAAGGGCATGTATCGAAAATTAAAACCTACAGCAAAACGATGCAACTCTTGTATCTTTTGATCGGGCTCGGCACCGGACTGGTCCTGTTTGTTACGAAGGATTATGTCACGGGACTGTATGCAATCTCCGATGAGTCCAAAACTTTGGCTGTTCATTTTATGACGGTATTGTCGATCACGGTGGTAGGTACCGCATATCAAATGCCGGCTTTAACCGGAATCGTTCGCAGCGGGGGCGATACGAAATTCGTATTGTATAATGATTTTATTTTTATGTGGCTTGTTGTGCTGCCTGCGTCCGCGCTTTGCGCATTCGTTTTTAATTTTTCGCCTCTGATTACGTTCATCTGCCTGAAGTGCGACCAAATCTTGAAATGTTTCGTCGCCATTGTCAAAGTGAATCGCTTCAAATGGATTCGGATGTTTAATAACGAAGCGAATTCGGCGGATTCTTCACAAAACGCGGCCACATAG
- a CDS encoding DMT family transporter, whose protein sequence is MERIKGYAYLLCAFGLAGTSVVAASFVSGRLGTFTITSMGLLISLVCLLPFCGSKLLRTIRLLTPGEWLLLFCQASFGVLLFRMFLLYGLSRTSSVEAGILTGATPAITVFLAWLVLREKMNVAHILGVFGTVCGILLIQGVIMPESRFSNEHISGNILVLCAAGCESLFNVLSRAAAVQSNMKKEAIHPVVQTTIVSAMAWLISLIPCLVEQPLAALSGLGWQGWLALVWYGPVVTALAFICWYAGIRRCRASTAAAFSGMMPFTSLTLSVWLLKEHAGWLQWAGGLLVIAGMILIGIEREPRISRANPKSRRFI, encoded by the coding sequence ATGGAACGAATCAAAGGTTATGCTTACCTGTTATGCGCATTTGGGCTCGCCGGCACCTCTGTCGTTGCGGCATCGTTTGTGAGCGGAAGGCTAGGGACATTTACGATCACTTCAATGGGCCTCTTGATCTCGCTGGTTTGTCTGCTGCCGTTTTGTGGGTCGAAGCTGCTGAGAACGATTCGCTTACTGACGCCAGGAGAATGGCTGCTGCTGTTCTGCCAGGCTTCGTTTGGCGTTCTGCTGTTTCGCATGTTTCTGCTCTACGGACTCAGCCGTACAAGCTCGGTGGAGGCCGGCATCTTAACCGGTGCGACTCCTGCGATAACTGTTTTTTTGGCTTGGCTGGTGCTGCGTGAAAAGATGAATGTTGCCCATATTTTAGGCGTCTTCGGCACGGTCTGCGGGATATTGTTGATCCAGGGCGTGATTATGCCGGAAAGCCGTTTTTCCAATGAACATATCAGCGGTAACATTCTGGTCCTGTGTGCTGCCGGCTGCGAATCGCTGTTTAATGTACTTTCCCGCGCAGCAGCAGTCCAAAGCAACATGAAAAAAGAGGCCATTCATCCTGTCGTGCAGACGACGATTGTCTCCGCAATGGCATGGCTGATCAGTTTGATTCCTTGCCTGGTTGAGCAGCCTTTAGCGGCTCTCTCCGGTTTGGGATGGCAAGGGTGGCTGGCCTTGGTATGGTATGGTCCCGTCGTGACCGCCTTGGCATTTATTTGCTGGTATGCAGGCATAAGGCGCTGCCGTGCGTCGACCGCAGCCGCCTTCTCGGGCATGATGCCGTTCACTTCCCTGACTCTCTCGGTTTGGCTGCTGAAAGAACATGCCGGATGGCTGCAATGGGCAGGGGGCTTGCTGGTCATTGCCGGCATGATCTTGATCGGGATCGAGCGGGAGCCTCGTATAAGCAGGGCAAACCCAAAGTCGCGCAGGTTTATCTAA
- a CDS encoding PLP-dependent aminotransferase family protein, whose product MWGIDLDRSLDISLKRQIYQRLRDQMINGTLKAGASLPSTRELAKTLSVSRNTINEAYDMLIVEGYVETRQGAPSRVARGLILAQAQQSAALQRQKPASVPTFLADFKTGQPDLRQFPRYVWQRISQKSLSEMSMELLGYSGPQGLTQLREEIAAWLMRSKGLAVDARDIYITAGATQALHLVADLLYADHPEILVEDPCNIEMIQTFIQKGYTVTPVPVDAQGLQTDALSMDHRGPIYVTPSHQFPLGGILPAARRAALIRFARRCGSYVIEDDYDSEFRYYGEPATPLYAMAPDRVIYIGTFSKVLFPALRIGYVLVPRELQSRWSRLRTYTDVQNPPFEQAALAEFLRTRKFDRHIAKMRKLYRERRQALLDALRDFFGEHWRPWGDASGLHLAVEFTGMVFDEAFREQARRARIRTVPLEHHCMRKGRHADKLLLGYGHLEPDEIRLGVQHIQRFIEEYFKEHARIR is encoded by the coding sequence ATGTGGGGAATTGATTTGGATCGGAGCCTGGACATTTCATTAAAGCGGCAAATCTATCAAAGGTTGCGGGATCAAATGATAAACGGAACCCTAAAAGCGGGCGCTTCCCTTCCCTCTACCCGCGAATTGGCCAAGACGCTTTCCGTGTCACGGAATACCATTAATGAAGCGTATGACATGCTGATCGTCGAAGGGTATGTGGAGACCCGGCAAGGGGCACCGTCCCGGGTCGCAAGAGGTTTGATTCTGGCCCAAGCCCAGCAGAGTGCGGCCCTGCAGCGTCAGAAACCGGCCTCTGTTCCTACATTCCTGGCGGATTTCAAGACAGGCCAGCCGGATCTGCGCCAGTTTCCGCGCTATGTATGGCAGCGGATATCCCAGAAATCTTTGAGCGAAATGTCGATGGAGCTTCTGGGCTATAGCGGCCCTCAAGGTCTGACGCAGCTTCGTGAAGAGATTGCCGCTTGGCTTATGCGCAGCAAAGGACTGGCCGTTGATGCCCGTGACATTTATATTACCGCGGGCGCCACACAGGCGCTTCACTTGGTTGCCGACCTTTTGTATGCGGACCATCCGGAAATTTTGGTTGAGGATCCCTGCAATATTGAAATGATCCAAACCTTTATTCAGAAGGGATACACGGTGACGCCAGTGCCCGTGGATGCCCAGGGGCTACAGACGGATGCGTTATCTATGGACCATCGCGGGCCGATTTACGTTACACCATCGCATCAGTTTCCTCTTGGAGGCATTTTGCCTGCCGCAAGGCGCGCCGCCCTGATTCGCTTTGCGCGCCGCTGCGGCAGCTATGTCATTGAAGATGACTATGACAGCGAATTCCGATACTACGGCGAACCGGCGACGCCTTTGTATGCGATGGCCCCGGATCGGGTCATTTATATCGGTACGTTTAGCAAAGTTCTATTTCCTGCCCTTCGGATCGGGTATGTGCTCGTTCCCCGCGAGCTTCAAAGCCGCTGGAGCAGGCTGCGAACCTATACGGACGTGCAGAATCCACCTTTCGAACAAGCGGCGCTGGCCGAGTTTTTGCGTACCCGGAAATTTGACCGGCATATCGCAAAGATGAGGAAGTTATACAGAGAACGGCGCCAGGCTCTTCTCGATGCGCTAAGGGACTTTTTTGGAGAGCACTGGCGTCCATGGGGAGATGCGTCAGGGCTGCATTTGGCCGTCGAATTTACCGGTATGGTCTTTGATGAGGCGTTTCGGGAGCAAGCCCGCCGGGCTCGGATACGCACAGTGCCGCTGGAACATCACTGCATGCGGAAAGGAAGGCATGCCGACAAGCTTCTGCTTGGCTACGGTCATCTGGAACCCGATGAAATCCGACTGGGAGTCCAACATATTCAGCGATTTATAGAGGAGTATTTTAAGGAACATGCGCGTATTCGCTAG
- a CDS encoding VOC family protein, giving the protein MKVKRIVTNIHTEKMAEARRFYEEVLGLELLMDHGWIATYGSSEQTSVQISFASEGGSGTRTPDLSIEVDDVEEAYNRMLQAGFRIEYGPADEPWGVRRFYVRDPFGKLINILSHQS; this is encoded by the coding sequence ATGAAGGTCAAACGTATCGTCACCAATATACATACGGAGAAAATGGCCGAGGCGAGGCGGTTTTATGAGGAAGTCCTCGGCCTGGAATTACTCATGGATCACGGCTGGATCGCCACGTACGGTTCCTCGGAGCAAACGAGCGTGCAGATCAGCTTCGCCTCCGAAGGCGGTTCCGGTACCCGGACACCTGATCTATCCATCGAAGTGGATGATGTGGAAGAAGCATACAACCGCATGCTGCAGGCCGGATTCAGGATTGAATACGGCCCCGCTGACGAACCTTGGGGCGTCAGGAGATTTTATGTACGCGATCCTTTCGGCAAACTTATTAATATACTGAGCCATCAATCCTAA
- a CDS encoding beta-N-acetylglucosaminidase domain-containing protein: protein MNNSNNMDSYLYELYPVPQAVIPAGGETRLNETVHIVVQAGLKQATLPKLQQALRDNGYSYHVSDQFTAGQSHIVLVSNENADFIANIGADHGRLVMQREGYMLMVSGNEAGQIAILGSDADGIHYGVVTLSQMLRQSPERRLKRCRIEDYPEILYRGYVEGFYGYPWSHEDRMDLMRFGGEQKLNTYIYAPKDDPYHRKHWRDLYPEDKAREIAGLAAAGHANNLNFVWTIHPGDSIDLSSEDDFHSAIRKLEQLYDLGVRQFGVLFDDLVGVPDGKQQAEFINRIDSEFVKPKGDVRPLITVGTRYCEAWGPSMTEYFKPFMDTLHEDVEVMWTGAATMSNISKEQYDAPKRQIGSDRNLSVWWNYPVNDYCDSKILMGKIENLSADLDNVNGFFANPMNQAQASKQALFCIADHNWNTDAFDAARSFSASFKALAPEVAEELEIFASNCSYLKDDGGASGDFYFDESWDIKQDMLAVREGFEAGRDISAPAAALLASFERMEKAAEQIESHCLNRRLQQELAPFLKAFKLMAEAGQHVICAITAMNEENVLQMERHNEEAHKLLLAMEECKVNRLKEEHPFDFTVDVGTLLIKPFIADMIVKTAVKAGTEQAPKAMNYKRKNLALSSLGVTATASSSVNDIENASKTIDGVIGSGKWCSSEHRPHLTVDLKEAKSIKQYRLVNCGHPEAKETKYWNTMHAQILASQDGESFTLIDEFTGNQADVVNRILPQEVKARYIRLQIMEPAQTSVEGSGHTRIYAFELFDELYPEPSDKVFTENIQLDASGNVTIREVNKGDVISLFGSLQADTPVAVSKPAGEDRGMVIFEGIPLQEYGNRIFVERTSGPLLPSVRTSKGI from the coding sequence ATGAATAATTCCAACAACATGGACAGCTATCTCTATGAACTATATCCAGTCCCTCAAGCGGTCATTCCTGCCGGCGGTGAAACCAGGCTGAACGAAACTGTGCATATCGTCGTTCAAGCGGGCTTGAAACAGGCCACTTTGCCCAAGCTGCAACAAGCTTTACGGGACAATGGTTATTCTTATCATGTCTCCGATCAGTTTACGGCAGGACAATCCCACATTGTTCTCGTTTCCAATGAAAATGCGGATTTTATTGCCAATATCGGCGCGGATCATGGCCGGTTGGTTATGCAAAGAGAAGGATATATGTTGATGGTCAGCGGTAATGAAGCCGGGCAAATCGCGATTCTAGGGAGCGACGCCGACGGAATCCATTATGGTGTGGTCACGTTGTCCCAGATGCTGAGACAATCCCCGGAGCGTCGATTAAAGAGATGCCGGATTGAGGATTATCCTGAGATTCTCTACCGGGGATATGTTGAAGGTTTTTATGGTTACCCTTGGAGCCATGAAGACCGGATGGACCTGATGCGGTTCGGCGGTGAACAAAAGCTGAATACATATATTTATGCGCCCAAGGATGACCCTTATCATCGCAAGCATTGGAGAGACCTGTATCCGGAGGATAAGGCCCGGGAAATTGCCGGGCTTGCCGCAGCCGGACATGCCAATAATCTGAACTTCGTTTGGACGATCCATCCGGGGGACTCCATTGATTTATCTTCCGAAGATGATTTTCACTCCGCGATTCGCAAGCTGGAACAGCTGTATGATCTTGGCGTACGCCAATTCGGCGTTTTGTTCGACGATTTGGTGGGAGTTCCGGACGGGAAGCAGCAGGCGGAATTCATCAACCGGATCGACAGTGAATTCGTGAAACCTAAAGGCGACGTGCGCCCGTTGATTACGGTGGGTACGCGGTATTGCGAAGCCTGGGGGCCGTCAATGACTGAATATTTCAAACCTTTCATGGACACGCTGCATGAGGATGTCGAGGTCATGTGGACCGGGGCGGCCACCATGTCCAATATTTCCAAGGAACAATATGATGCGCCCAAACGTCAGATCGGCTCTGACCGCAATCTCTCCGTATGGTGGAATTACCCGGTCAATGACTATTGCGATTCGAAAATTTTGATGGGCAAGATTGAAAACTTAAGCGCCGATCTGGACAATGTCAACGGCTTTTTCGCGAATCCGATGAACCAGGCCCAAGCTTCCAAACAAGCATTATTCTGCATAGCCGACCATAACTGGAATACGGATGCATTTGATGCTGCACGCAGTTTTTCCGCTTCATTCAAGGCGCTGGCGCCCGAGGTTGCGGAAGAATTGGAGATTTTTGCGTCAAACTGCAGCTATTTGAAAGATGACGGCGGCGCAAGCGGGGATTTTTATTTTGATGAATCTTGGGATATTAAACAAGACATGTTAGCGGTGCGGGAAGGATTTGAAGCCGGACGGGATATTTCGGCGCCTGCTGCCGCTTTGCTGGCAAGTTTTGAACGTATGGAAAAGGCAGCGGAGCAGATTGAAAGCCATTGCTTGAACAGAAGACTGCAACAGGAGCTGGCGCCATTCCTGAAAGCTTTTAAGCTGATGGCGGAGGCCGGGCAGCATGTCATTTGCGCGATCACTGCGATGAATGAAGAAAATGTGCTTCAAATGGAGCGCCACAACGAAGAAGCTCATAAGCTGCTGCTGGCGATGGAAGAGTGTAAAGTGAATCGTCTGAAAGAAGAGCATCCTTTTGATTTTACGGTTGATGTCGGCACCTTGTTGATCAAGCCGTTTATTGCGGATATGATCGTGAAGACAGCCGTGAAGGCTGGAACCGAACAGGCGCCGAAAGCGATGAATTATAAACGGAAGAACTTGGCCCTGTCTTCGCTCGGCGTAACAGCGACCGCTTCCAGCAGCGTAAACGATATCGAAAATGCCTCCAAAACGATTGACGGCGTCATCGGCAGCGGCAAGTGGTGTTCCTCCGAGCATCGTCCTCATTTGACGGTCGATTTGAAGGAAGCGAAGTCGATCAAACAATACCGGCTGGTCAATTGCGGGCATCCGGAAGCAAAGGAAACGAAATATTGGAACACCATGCATGCCCAGATACTTGCAAGTCAGGATGGAGAGTCCTTTACTCTAATCGATGAATTTACCGGCAATCAAGCCGACGTGGTCAACCGAATCCTTCCGCAAGAGGTTAAGGCCCGCTACATCCGGCTGCAGATCATGGAACCGGCGCAGACAAGCGTTGAGGGAAGCGGACATACGCGCATCTATGCGTTTGAATTGTTCGATGAGCTTTATCCGGAGCCTTCGGATAAAGTATTTACGGAGAACATTCAATTGGACGCATCCGGCAATGTAACCATTCGTGAGGTCAACAAGGGCGATGTAATCTCGTTATTTGGTTCGCTGCAGGCGGATACCCCGGTGGCCGTGTCCAAGCCGGCTGGGGAAGACCGTGGAATGGTTATCTTTGAAGGAATTCCGCTGCAGGAGTATGGTAACCGGATTTTCGTTGAGCGGACGAGCGGACCGCTGCTGCCAAGCGTCAGAACATCGAAAGGGATATAA